One genomic region from Clarias gariepinus isolate MV-2021 ecotype Netherlands chromosome 22, CGAR_prim_01v2, whole genome shotgun sequence encodes:
- the LOC128510828 gene encoding potassium voltage-gated channel subfamily A member 3: protein MDDHLSLLRSPPPSWCRHRGDGTRVNRGYADAEREDDAMTVAAAAAAGACGESGAEEPPALERYDAPHECRERVVINISGLRFETQLKTLAQFPQTLLGDPKKRMRYFDPLRNEYFFDRNRPSFDAILYYYQSGGRIRRPVNVPIDIFSEEIRFYELGEEAMEKFREDEGFIKEEERPLPTREFQRQVWLLFEYPESSGPARGIAIVSVLVILISIVIFCLETLPEFREDDDREPAVIATSATLMSNSTTTVLPSPFSDPFFVVETLCIIWFSFELLVRFFACPSKATFSKNIMNIIDIVAIIPYFITLGTELAERQGNGQQAMSLAILRVIRLVRVFRIFKLSRHSKGLQILGQTLKASMRELGLLIFFLFIGVILFSSAVYFAEADDPESGFNSIPDAFWWAVVTMTTVGYGDMHPVTIGGKIVGSLCAIAGVLTIALPVPVIVSNFNYFYHRETEGEEQAQYLHVASCQPLSSSSEELKKTRCSSSSSLSRSEYMVIEEAAFTQPNFSTQNNQNCVHIKKIFTDV from the coding sequence ATGGATGACCACCTGAGTCTGCTGCGCTCTCCTCCGCCTTCCTGGTGCAGACACCGGGGCGACGGCACGCGCGTGAACCGAGGCTACGCCGACGCGGAGCGCGAGGACGACGCCATGACggtggcggcggcggcggcggcgggaGCGTGCGGCGAGAGCGGCGCCGAGGAGCCGCCCGCGCTCGAGCGCTACGACGCGCCGCACGAGTGCCGCGAGCGCGTGGTGATCAACATCTCCGGGCTGCGCTTCGAGACGCAGCTCAAGACGCTCGCGCAGTTCCCGCAAACTTTGCTCGGCGACCCGAAGAAGCGCATGCGCTACTTCGACCCGCTCCGGAACGAGTACTTTTTCGACCGCAACCGGCCGAGCTTCGACGCCATCCTGTATTACTACCAGTCCGGCGGGCGCATCCGGAGACCCGTCAACGTCCCCATCGACATCTTCTCCGAGGAGATCCGGTTCTACGAGCTCGGCGAGGAGGCCATGGAGAAGTTCCGAGAGGATGAAGGGTTCATCAAAGAGGAAGAGCGCCCGTTACCGACCCGGGAGTTCCAGAGGCAGGTGTGGCTCCTGTTCGAATACCCTGAAAGTTCAGGTCCGGCGCGCGGCATCGCCATCGTCTCGGTGCTCGTCATCCTGATCTCCATCGTCATCTTCTGCTTGGAGACGCTCCCGGAGTTCAGAGAGGACGATGACCGAGAGCCAGCCGTCATCGCCACCTCCGCTACCTTGATGTCGAACTCCACCACGACCGTCCTTCCGAGTCCGTTCTCGGACCCTTTCTTCGTCGTGGAGACGCTCTGCATCATCTGGTTCTCCTTCGAGCTCCTGGTGAGGTTCTTCGCGTGCCCGAGTAAGGCGACGTTCTCGAAGAACATCATGAACATCATCGACATCGTGGCCATCATACCCTACTTCATAACGTTAGGGACGGAACTCGCGGAACGCCAAGGGAACGGTCAGCAAGCCATGAGTTTGGCCATTCTCCGCGTGATCCGACTGGTGCGCGTCTTCAGGATCTTCAAACTCTCACGGCACTCCAAGGGCCTTCAGATTCTGGGTCAGACGCTCAAAGCGAGCATGCGGGAACTGGGCTTGCTCATTTTCTTCCTCTTCATCGGAGTCATCCTTTTCTCCAGTGCCGTCTATTTCGCCGAAGCGGACGACCCAGAGTCGGGCTTCAACAGCATCCCGGATGCCTTCTGGTGGGCCGTGGTGACCATGACCACTGTGGGTTACGGAGACATGCACCCCGTGACGATCGGAGGCAAAATCGTTGGGTCGTTGTGCGCTATCGCAGGCGTCTTGACCATTGCTCTTCCCGTCCCGGTCATTGTCTCGAATTTCAACTACTTCTACCACCGGGAGACGGAAGGAGAAGAACAGGCACAGTACCTTCACGTCGCGAGCTGCCAACCGCTCTCATCCTCGTCAGAAGAGCTGAAGAAGACGCGTTGCTCGTCTTCATCCTCGCTCAGCCGATCCGAGTACATGGTGATCGAAGAAGCCGCCTTCACTCAGCCCAACTTCTCGACTCAGAACAACCAGAACTGTGTCCATATCAAAAAGATCTTTACAGACGTGTAA